A single Garra rufa chromosome 9, GarRuf1.0, whole genome shotgun sequence DNA region contains:
- the usf2l gene encoding upstream stimulatory factor 2, with the protein MMTSSDVLHSASQRTLPSHTQMYTVKMDSLRTPKDDRRRAQHNEVERRRRDKINNWIVTLSKIIPDCSIDGTKTGASKGGILSKACDYIGELKQHNQRLQESLRAAERLQMDNELLRRQLKELKCENTLLRALLEHHSIVTISDASKQ; encoded by the exons ATGATGACTTCTTCAGATGTTCTGCATTCTGCCTCTCAGCGGACTTTACcttcacacacacaaatgtacaCTGT GAAAATGGACAGTCTGCGCACTCCTAAAGATGACAGGAGAAGAGCACAACATAATGAAG TTGAAAGGCGACGGCGAGACAAAATCAACAACTGGATTGTAACGCTCTCAAAAATCATCCCAGACTGCAGCATAGATGGCACCAAGACCGGAGCG AGTAAAGGTGGGATCCTGTCAAAGGCGTGTGATTACATTGGCGAGCTGAAACAACATAACCAGCGGCTGCAGGAGAGTTTAAGAGCAGCAGAGAGATTGCAGATGGACAATGAGCTGCTCAGACGACAG CTGAAGGAGCTCAAGTGTGAAAACACCCTTCTGCGAGCACTGCTGGAGCATCACAGCATCGTCACAATTTCAGACGCCTCGAAACAATGA
- the etfb gene encoding electron transfer flavoprotein subunit beta, with protein MSGRVLVGVKRVIDYAVKIRVKPDHTGVVTDGVKHSMNPFCEIAVEEAVKLKEKKLIKEVVAVSCGPQQVQETIRTALAMGADRGIHVEVSGKDYETLGPLQVSKILAALAKKEQADLIILGKQAIDDDCNQTGQMTAALLDWPQGTFASEVTLDADKIKVVREVDGGLETIMIKLPAVLTADLRLNTPRYATLPNIMKAKKKKIANLKPADLGVDISSRLEVLKVDEPPQRLAGVKVETVDDLVGKLKEAGRI; from the exons ATGAGCGGCCGAGTTCTGGTCGGAGTTAAGCGGGTCATTGACTATGCTGTCAAG ATCCGAGTCAAGCCTGACCACACAGGAGTGGTTACAGATGGCGTCAAGCATTCGATGAACCCCTTCTGTGAGATCGCAGTGGAGGAGGCCGTCAAACTCAAGGAGAAGAAGCTTATTAAGGAGGTTGTTGCCGTCAGCTGTGGTCCTCAGCAGGTTCAG GAGACGATCCGGACGGCTCTGGCTATGGGTGCGGACCGCGGCATACATGTGGAAGTGTCCGGAAAAGACTACGAGACGCTTGGTCCCCTGCAGGTCTCAAAGATTTTGGCTGCTCTCGCTAAAAAAGAGCAAGCTGATCTGATCATTCTGGGTAAACAG GCCATAGATGATGACTGCAATCAAACTGGACAGATGACAGCAGCGTTGCTGGACTGGCCGCAG GGAACCTTTGCATCTGAGGTGACCTTAGATGCAGACAAGATAAAGGTGGTGAGAGAAGTTGATGGAGGTTTGGAGACCATTATGATCAAATTGCCAGCCGTGTTGACCGCTGACCTCCGTCTCAACACTCCTAGATACGCCACACTGCCCAACATCATG AAAGCAAAGAAAAAGAAGATTGCAAATCTGAAGCCTGCAGATCTGGGAGTGGATATTAGCTCACGGTTGGAGGTGCTGAAGGTGGATGAACCTCCTCAGAGACTAGCTGGAGTCAAAGTGGAGACAGTCGATGATCTAGTGGGAAAACTGAAAGAGGCTGGAAGAATATAG
- the LOC141342501 gene encoding V-set and immunoglobulin domain-containing protein 10-like, with translation FIGNVCKLTISPTVPVTAEALVGTNVTLSVSHAGVSQPEVMWFMGSVLVAKWTVGGSLPSDNASAIYKRELDGSLTIMNVLLRYNGTYIVEMTKMLEEKVSATFHLFVYDIIMNISLHTDPGDAIEGEMRFTLYYSTLQGEAKEVRWFFNGLELKNGPHYFISGKKLTINQPSRRDTGHYTVLLTNPFSSETQNRDITVLYGPDMPVLKVSPTKAFFVSGESLFLSCQAEGEPPPSATWFFNGESIATSSTGTVHLSNVKTSQSGVYTCVMINNRTGAKLQRNVTVIVYESPSGEPQCSVQAVDGGAALQFLCLWPGGAPEAQLSFASLSSNASGYGNYSMTVNDIQRLNGREINCKAEHPLIQTHCSVIPRGPVDFHSVILTSVNQDEQMIVVIHCSAEATPDALVHWIKNGNFLQTGPKYQISTNTTHLFIYDFNATTDLDTFTCTAINPLGNKTVDTTLLGPQISNSSVFLSKDRTEVTLTWVVPLTSVITGFDIQMKGPELSSPSQNKHSTASGFLTIQLMSASARTTSVSGLNPETVYYFRVIPKAGTTKGEESEHRIGPAPGLSGAAIAGIAAGIPCALFVLFIVLAFIFCSRRDRIPRYPVSRAVEKAAISQSTLNPHRLLRARLKPEYRRQQPERLTPLPSVRMATTV, from the exons TTTATAGGTAATGTATGCAAACTGACCATCTCACCCACAGTACCCGTAACCGCTGAAGCTCTTGTGGGCACCAATGTGACCCTAAGCGTGTCTCACGCTGGTGTCTCTCAGCCTGAGGTGATGTGGTTCATGGGAAGCGTTCTGGTTGCCAAATGGACCGTTGGTGGTAGCCTCCCTTCAGATAATGCCTCAGCCATTTATAAACGAGAGCTAGACGGATCCCTTACTATAATGAATGTTCTGCTTCGTTATAACGGCACATACATTGTGGAAATGACTAAGATGTTGGAGGAAAAGGTCAGCGCTACATTTCACCTCTTTGTTTATG ATATCATCATGAATATATCCCTGCACACTGATCCAGGAGACGCGATAGAGGGTGAAATGAGGTTTACCTTGTATTACAGCACATTGCAAGGGGAGGCCAAAGAAGTGCGGTGGTTCTTCAATGGGCTTGAGTTAAAAAATGGGCCTCATTATTTCATCAGCGGGAAGAAACTGACGATAAACCAGCCCAGCAGGAGAGACACAGGCCATTACACTGTATTACTAACTAATCCATTCAGCTCTGAGACACAAAACAGGGACATCACAGTGCTGT ATGGACCCGATATGCCAGTTCTCAAGGTCAGTCCCACAAAAGCGTTCTTTGTTTCGGGAGAGTCTCTGTTCCTCTCCTGTCAGGCCGAGGGTGAACCGCCCCCCTCCGCCACATGGTTTTTCAATGGCGAGTCCATTGCAACGTCTTCAACAGGAACAGTCCATCTCAGCAATGTTAAAACGAGTCAAAGCGGCGTTTATACCTGCGTGATGATTAACAACAGAACTGGGGCGAAACTTCAGAGAAATGTCACCGTAATTGTCTATG AGTCTCCCAGTGGTGAGCCACAGTGTTCAGTGCAGGCTGTGGATGGAGGCGCAGCGCTGCAGTTCCTCTGTCTGTGGCCAGGTGGCGCTCCAGAAGCACAATTGTCATTTGCCAGCCTGAGCTCCAATGCCAGTGGATATGGCAATTACAGTATGACTGTTAATGACATTCAGAGGTTAAACGGACGAGAAATCAACTGTAAAGCTGAACATCCTCTAATTCAGACACACTGCAGTGTCATTCCTC GTGGGCCTGTGGATTTTCACTCAGTAATTTTAACCAGCGTAAATCAAGATGAACAGATGATTGTTGTGATCCACTGCTCTGCTGAAGCAACACCTGATGCCCTTGTGCATTGGATCAAGAATGGAAACTTCTTGCAAACTGGACCCAAATACCAAATCAGTACAAACACAACTCATCTGTTTATTTATGATTTTAATGCCACAACAGACCTCGACACTTTCACCTGCACTGCCATCAATCCTCTCGGAAATAAAACTGTGGACACAACACTGCTGG gcCCTCAGATCTCAAATTCAAGTGTTTTCCTGAGTAAGGATCGAACAGAGGTGACTCTAACATGGGTTGTTCCTCTCACCTCTGTTATCACAG GCTTTGATATCCAGATGAAGGGCCCAGAGCTCTCAAGCCCCTctcaaaacaaacacagcaccgCATCAGGTTTCCTCACCATCCAGTTGATGTCAGCCTCCGCCAGAACCACAAGCGTCTCAGGACTCAACCCAGAAACTGTGTACTACTTCAGGGTCATCCCTAAAGCTGGCACAACCAAAGGAGAAGAGTCAGAGCATCGGATTGGGCCAG CTCCTGGACTCAGTGGAGCTGCTATTGCTGGTATCGCTGCTGGTATCCCCTGCGCTCTTTTTGTCCTCTTCATTGTGCTGGCCTTCATCTTTTGTAGCAGACGTG